A window of Sulfuricurvum sp. contains these coding sequences:
- a CDS encoding DUF1796 family putative cysteine peptidase: MNIGHNNKKIIQEIGNGKKDHFDELNNSDELSDQQQMQINILQKIVKTRLINKNNIFFTNINIISLGENCIGRVIPTRWGIIKTKEFGRLSMPFDLAVHFGESLCRILDDEFEEYSKCENLFYEKDWRCWKNLKYRVTYNHDTDLGVDDIDKLSKRYRDRVENFINVLKNGKKTFFIYSMFKSDFSDFNLLIKMLHKYNNNFHIIILNHRALEITNSNPMITVIDCPFPSNDYIWHDATHYATQAGFEFENNIIDNMINIIQNKT, encoded by the coding sequence ATGAACATAGGTCATAACAATAAAAAAATCATACAAGAAATTGGAAACGGGAAAAAAGATCATTTTGATGAATTAAATAACTCTGATGAACTTAGTGATCAACAACAAATGCAAATCAATATATTGCAAAAAATCGTAAAAACTCGATTAATTAATAAGAATAATATTTTTTTTACTAACATTAATATTATTTCTTTGGGCGAAAATTGTATAGGTCGTGTAATTCCAACAAGATGGGGAATAATTAAAACGAAAGAATTTGGTCGTCTGTCTATGCCTTTTGATTTAGCGGTTCATTTCGGAGAATCTTTATGCCGAATTCTTGATGACGAATTTGAAGAATACTCAAAATGTGAAAATCTTTTTTATGAAAAGGATTGGCGTTGTTGGAAAAATTTAAAATATCGCGTAACTTATAATCATGATACCGATTTAGGTGTAGATGATATTGATAAATTATCAAAAAGGTATCGCGATAGGGTTGAAAATTTTATAAATGTATTAAAAAACGGAAAAAAAACATTCTTTATATATAGTATGTTTAAATCAGATTTTTCTGACTTTAACCTTTTAATAAAAATGTTGCATAAATACAATAATAACTTTCATATTATTATTTTGAATCACAGAGCTTTAGAAATTACAAATTCAAATCCAATGATTACTGTTATTGATTGCCCATTTCCATCGAATGACTACATCTGGCATGACGCAACTCACTATGCAACACAAGCAGGGTTTGAATTTGAAAATAATATAATCGATAATATGATAAACATAATACAAAATAAAACTTAA
- a CDS encoding right-handed parallel beta-helix repeat-containing protein, with protein MVYNLLIFISLFYSLASADYTNYHLKKNDDIIEKIQTILSENNNSNIKISLERGEYQLSNINAMHHLLEFNNVKNFELDGNGSELIINSEHKGFIRITDSENIHFSNFSIDYSTLPNASGKIIAIDRKQHHIILKMDIDNTHYLEKNFHNTIEKKIYAFAFISPGIVKRGGTPVTFIRDIDFMPNGNAVLSYEEGNTSLEVTDNITIVFRYKQPLVNMQYSKKLYFKNITAYASPSGVFVGKEVTEPMFDGCNVLLKKGRNISSNGDVFHFQSSRAGIKISHATVEGVGDDIIALYSSPMKSESILSVNTLAVEPKNFIMQNGDRIDFFNEVSGEIFHSNTVSNIVKKNQQFYVQFSSNLPPDIDLKALKLYDRNCNSEGFSIENSIFKNSVRYGCFLLRSSGGLIKNNLFTNLGGAAISIKNIFKAQEGLNSENITIAENNMSNCGYGFVKSFPLIEIRFSKKSGVSGSDTQKSIRIIHNKMENEKLFSIQNVANFYLEQ; from the coding sequence GTGGTATACAATCTATTAATTTTTATCTCTCTATTTTATTCGTTAGCTTCAGCAGATTATACAAATTATCATCTTAAGAAGAATGATGATATTATCGAAAAAATTCAAACTATTTTAAGTGAAAACAACAATAGTAATATAAAAATTTCACTAGAACGAGGAGAATACCAGCTATCAAATATAAACGCGATGCATCATTTATTAGAGTTTAACAATGTTAAAAATTTTGAACTTGACGGGAACGGCTCCGAGTTAATTATTAACTCAGAGCATAAAGGATTTATTCGCATAACAGATAGTGAAAATATCCACTTTTCAAACTTTAGTATTGACTATTCAACACTACCGAATGCTAGTGGTAAAATAATCGCAATAGACCGAAAACAGCACCATATAATCTTAAAAATGGATATAGACAATACGCACTATTTGGAAAAAAATTTTCATAATACTATTGAAAAGAAAATTTATGCTTTCGCATTTATATCTCCGGGTATTGTTAAAAGAGGAGGCACGCCCGTTACTTTTATCAGAGATATAGATTTTATGCCAAATGGTAATGCTGTGCTTTCTTATGAAGAGGGTAATACATCATTGGAAGTAACCGATAACATAACGATTGTATTTCGCTATAAACAGCCGCTTGTTAATATGCAATATTCTAAAAAATTGTATTTTAAAAATATTACAGCATACGCCTCGCCCTCCGGTGTATTTGTAGGTAAAGAAGTGACCGAGCCAATGTTTGACGGATGCAATGTTTTATTAAAGAAAGGGCGAAATATTTCTAGCAATGGTGATGTATTTCATTTTCAAAGTTCTCGCGCAGGAATAAAAATCAGTCATGCCACTGTTGAGGGTGTAGGGGATGATATTATAGCCTTGTATAGTTCCCCAATGAAGAGTGAGAGTATTTTATCGGTCAATACTTTGGCGGTAGAACCTAAAAACTTTATTATGCAAAATGGAGATCGTATTGATTTTTTTAATGAAGTGAGTGGTGAAATTTTTCATTCCAATACAGTCAGTAATATTGTGAAAAAAAATCAACAATTCTATGTGCAATTTTCATCTAATTTACCACCAGATATAGATTTAAAGGCCTTAAAGCTCTATGATAGAAATTGTAACAGTGAAGGTTTTAGTATCGAAAATTCAATCTTTAAAAATTCGGTTCGCTATGGATGTTTTTTACTAAGAAGCTCAGGTGGATTGATTAAAAATAACCTATTCACTAATCTTGGGGGTGCGGCAATATCCATCAAAAATATATTTAAAGCACAAGAAGGTTTAAATTCAGAAAATATCACGATAGCTGAAAATAATATGTCTAACTGTGGGTATGGATTTGTAAAATCATTTCCATTGATTGAAATTAGATTTTCTAAAAAATCTGGGGTTTCAGGCAGCGATACACAAAAATCTATCCGAATCATTCATAACAAGATGGAAAATGAAAAACTTTTTTCAATACAAAATGTAGCAAATTTTTATCTTGAACAATAA
- a CDS encoding DUF1796 family putative cysteine peptidase, translated as MECNTAAHAVKKEANLLMMLGMDLEALQASIESSEKNLAIKYNLRDIIKERLENKTNPLFDKINIVSLGENCEGRTIPARYGIIKMRDEGRLSMPFDLAVHHGKSIIKILENNFDGYLDKENLHFTYGKNDIWKCSLYPVSFNHDKDLTENDKEKLIERYKKRIDNFINTVKNSKKTFYIYSIFCSDFKDFGRMKKLLNRYSDNCHLIVLNHRNILLDIKDPLITIIDSPFPSEEYNWHLPSCYLSDEGIAFERTNHFIN; from the coding sequence ATGGAATGCAACACAGCTGCACACGCAGTTAAGAAAGAAGCGAATTTACTCATGATGCTAGGTATGGATTTGGAAGCTTTGCAAGCAAGCATTGAATCTTCTGAGAAAAATCTTGCCATAAAATATAATCTTAGAGATATTATAAAAGAGCGACTTGAGAACAAAACAAACCCGCTTTTTGACAAAATAAATATAGTTTCTTTAGGTGAAAATTGTGAAGGCAGAACTATTCCGGCAAGATATGGAATAATCAAAATGAGAGACGAAGGACGTTTATCTATGCCATTTGATCTTGCTGTTCATCATGGTAAATCAATAATAAAGATTCTTGAAAATAATTTTGATGGCTATTTGGATAAAGAAAATTTACACTTTACATATGGTAAAAATGACATATGGAAATGCTCTCTATATCCTGTTTCTTTTAATCATGATAAAGACTTAACTGAAAACGATAAGGAAAAACTGATAGAAAGATATAAAAAAAGAATTGATAACTTTATCAATACTGTCAAAAACTCCAAAAAAACTTTTTATATTTATAGTATATTTTGTTCGGATTTTAAAGATTTTGGACGTATGAAAAAACTATTGAATAGATATTCAGATAATTGTCATCTGATTGTGTTAAATCACAGAAATATTTTGCTAGATATAAAAGACCCACTGATAACCATTATTGATTCACCTTTCCCTAGCGAAGAATACAATTGGCATTTACCATCTTGTTATTTATCTGATGAGGGGATAGCATTCGAACGAACAAATCATTTCATCAATTAA
- a CDS encoding rhamnan synthesis F family protein gives MLKKKNNQKKMTLKEQIIASKLFDKSFYLDTYPDVLLSDITTLDHFLSIGLTENRQPNAMFDTQWYKNHYNDIAEHSMSAVEHFVKYGEAENRFINPKEQSAYRIIDESGLFNETYYISTYTDLTSHKTAGRSLLLHFIRYGIYENRKPNQDFDPQWYKNEYSDVSADGANPLVHYILFGQAEGRKTNGLQQMANASQGLVDTVMDKDASIKNLILTSGLFDEEFYLRTNPDVGITDMSAIEHYYAIGMKEDRNPNNSFDAKWYKQHHADVNANGASPLIHYILFGQTEGRQINSGNIVSNTLQLYVKYSSDPVINTICESVTYDDLDNNEKNTYTKIVEKNIDWSQYFSLNTHSYVSSDPIIDYLKNWSQFTPLVPLCFDTNYYLTSYPDIKSSGLNPLLHYLNHGKNEGRVGLFDEKKFLKKGNLEFNPSKKTIIFVSHESSATGAPLLGYNIADRLATHYNIIHMILRKKEIHNVFLNSCFLLIDGLEKVSNTTYVYILKKLSESYDISCVVLNSIETYSTLQASFEVMLPTVSLIHEFSEYTRPIGKMTNTLKFASEVITPANIIKMSLLDELEKLTGITNEVNHISQFPQGKLPFLPDSYGDDDTSEKLLKTFGIKTKSDTKIIVGSGYVQIRKGIDLFLYIARYIKQKYKGDCKFVWVGDGFNPEVDMAYSVWLKREIKYLGLENDMFFLEHQKSLDNIFKIADIFCLTSRMDPFPNVVIDAMEHNLPIACFKEASGSVEFLEQHNGECIIANFLDTHEMAEKIVEYFQSNKPKNNTNAELVKNKLDFDEYIDSINNLINRASKLQHSHLKSIEFIQNNKIFDTGYYGLSQDERLSIMYYVSLYHKGLHKMNPNPLPGFSQGKWLMEHKANPYFTPLESAIASGNPYTHDCRIVPVEQIGEKIDFIYAVHLHLFYIDLADVFVHYFKNLPGTYDLLITVVKTGVEEIVKDAFAECSARDIKVVFVDNIGRDSGPLYFGLKDTILNSDYEVIGHFHSKKSFDIEGGIGDRWRTFLMENLVGDADGAQSVLSIFNDQKIGLVFPDDNHVIDIGENKEYMDGLCTMLNLPEINETPIFPIGNMFWARVNAIKDLFYLDKNAILQPEPLPYDGSYMHAIERITPALIEGRGYTYATVYKKGTKW, from the coding sequence TTGTTAAAGAAAAAAAATAATCAAAAAAAAATGACCCTAAAAGAACAGATTATAGCCTCCAAATTATTTGATAAATCTTTTTATTTAGACACATATCCTGATGTATTACTATCGGATATTACTACTTTAGACCATTTTTTATCTATTGGCTTAACTGAAAATCGTCAACCAAATGCAATGTTTGATACACAATGGTATAAAAATCATTATAACGATATTGCAGAGCATAGCATGAGTGCCGTAGAACATTTTGTGAAATATGGAGAGGCTGAGAATCGTTTTATCAATCCTAAAGAACAGTCTGCTTATAGAATTATCGATGAAAGTGGTTTGTTTAATGAAACATACTATATTTCAACATATACTGATTTAACATCACATAAAACGGCTGGGAGAAGTTTACTTCTCCATTTTATACGCTATGGAATCTATGAAAATCGTAAACCTAATCAAGACTTCGATCCACAATGGTATAAAAATGAGTATTCTGATGTAAGCGCAGATGGGGCAAATCCGCTAGTGCATTATATTTTATTCGGTCAAGCAGAAGGACGTAAAACTAACGGGTTGCAACAAATGGCTAACGCATCACAGGGTCTTGTTGATACTGTCATGGACAAGGATGCTTCAATTAAAAATTTAATTCTAACAAGTGGTTTATTTGATGAAGAATTTTATCTAAGGACAAACCCTGATGTTGGTATAACCGATATGTCTGCAATAGAACACTACTATGCCATTGGGATGAAAGAAGATAGAAATCCCAATAATTCATTTGATGCCAAATGGTATAAACAACATCATGCCGATGTCAATGCTAACGGGGCATCTCCTCTAATCCATTATATTTTATTTGGCCAAACTGAAGGGAGACAGATAAACTCTGGAAACATTGTTTCTAATACTCTTCAATTGTATGTAAAATATTCATCCGATCCGGTAATAAATACCATATGTGAATCAGTTACTTATGATGATTTGGACAATAATGAAAAAAATACATATACGAAAATCGTTGAAAAAAATATTGATTGGAGCCAATATTTCAGCTTAAACACCCATTCATATGTAAGCAGTGACCCTATTATTGATTATCTAAAAAATTGGAGTCAATTTACTCCGCTTGTCCCTCTTTGCTTTGATACCAATTATTATCTTACATCCTATCCTGATATAAAAAGCTCAGGTCTAAACCCGCTATTACATTATCTTAATCATGGTAAAAACGAGGGGCGGGTTGGTCTATTCGATGAGAAAAAATTTCTCAAAAAAGGGAATTTAGAATTTAATCCTTCAAAAAAAACAATCATTTTTGTCTCCCATGAATCATCTGCTACAGGCGCACCGTTATTAGGTTACAATATAGCTGATAGATTAGCAACACACTATAATATTATTCATATGATATTACGAAAAAAAGAGATTCATAATGTTTTTTTAAATAGCTGTTTTCTATTAATTGATGGATTGGAAAAAGTATCAAACACTACCTATGTATATATTTTAAAAAAACTATCTGAATCTTATGATATTAGCTGTGTTGTACTTAATTCCATAGAAACCTATTCAACACTTCAAGCTTCATTTGAAGTAATGCTCCCTACCGTCTCCTTAATACATGAATTTTCAGAGTACACCAGACCTATTGGTAAAATGACCAATACGTTGAAATTTGCCTCTGAAGTAATTACCCCTGCCAATATTATAAAAATGTCTCTATTAGATGAACTTGAAAAATTAACCGGAATTACCAATGAAGTTAATCATATTTCTCAATTCCCGCAGGGTAAGTTGCCATTTCTTCCTGATAGCTATGGCGATGATGACACTTCTGAAAAGTTACTCAAAACATTTGGTATCAAAACGAAAAGTGATACCAAGATCATCGTCGGTTCAGGATATGTGCAGATCAGAAAAGGGATTGATTTATTTTTATATATAGCGCGATATATCAAACAAAAGTACAAAGGGGATTGTAAGTTCGTATGGGTTGGAGATGGCTTTAACCCCGAAGTCGATATGGCATATTCTGTTTGGCTCAAACGGGAAATCAAATATTTAGGACTTGAAAATGATATGTTTTTTCTGGAACATCAAAAGAGTTTGGATAATATTTTTAAAATAGCAGATATCTTTTGTTTAACATCACGCATGGATCCATTTCCAAATGTGGTGATTGACGCCATGGAACACAATTTACCGATTGCATGCTTTAAAGAAGCATCCGGATCAGTAGAATTCTTAGAACAACACAACGGTGAATGTATCATTGCCAACTTTTTGGATACTCACGAAATGGCAGAGAAAATTGTTGAGTACTTTCAAAGCAATAAACCAAAAAACAACACAAATGCTGAATTGGTAAAAAATAAACTTGATTTTGATGAATATATTGATTCCATAAACAACCTTATCAACAGAGCATCAAAGCTGCAGCATTCACATTTAAAATCTATTGAATTCATTCAAAATAATAAAATTTTTGATACTGGATATTATGGGTTGTCTCAGGATGAACGGCTCTCAATCATGTACTATGTCTCCCTCTATCACAAAGGACTTCATAAAATGAATCCGAATCCACTACCAGGATTTTCTCAGGGAAAATGGTTAATGGAGCATAAAGCAAATCCATATTTTACCCCTCTTGAAAGTGCTATTGCCAGTGGTAATCCTTATACCCATGATTGTAGAATAGTCCCTGTTGAGCAGATCGGTGAAAAGATTGATTTTATCTATGCGGTTCATTTACATCTATTTTATATTGACTTAGCAGATGTTTTTGTCCACTATTTTAAAAACTTACCGGGTACTTACGATCTCTTAATTACTGTTGTGAAAACAGGAGTAGAAGAGATTGTAAAAGATGCTTTTGCAGAGTGTAGCGCACGAGATATAAAGGTTGTTTTTGTTGATAATATCGGTAGAGATTCCGGTCCGCTCTATTTTGGATTAAAAGATACGATACTAAACAGTGACTATGAAGTTATCGGTCATTTTCATAGTAAAAAATCGTTTGACATTGAAGGGGGCATCGGAGATCGATGGAGAACTTTTCTGATGGAAAACCTAGTTGGAGATGCTGATGGAGCGCAAAGCGTACTCTCTATTTTTAATGACCAAAAAATTGGTTTGGTGTTTCCTGATGATAACCATGTTATTGATATCGGTGAAAATAAAGAATATATGGATGGGTTGTGTACAATGTTGAATCTACCAGAAATCAACGAAACACCGATTTTTCCGATAGGTAATATGTTCTGGGCTCGCGTAAATGCCATCAAAGATCTCTTTTATTTGGATAAAAATGCGATACTCCAACCCGAACCGCTACCATATGATGGATCGTATATGCATGCTATCGAGAGAATCACCCCTGCTTTAATCGAAGGCAGGGGATACACATACGCCACAGTGTATAAAAAGGGGACGAAATGGTAA